The window CGGTCGCCAGCCCTTCGAGCACCGCTCGCCGCCCCAAGACCTTGTCGGCCTCGCGGCGCGAGACGGCTCCGTGTCGTCCTCCCCAAGTGATCACGTCAACGAGAATGAGGCCCTTCGCCGATCAGCGGAAGGCCTCATTCTCGAACTGTGGATAACTCGGTCAGCCTGTGGACAACCTGTGTGCGTAACTCCGAACTCGCGTGATTGAGGACGGAACTCGCGTGATTGGAGCCGGAACTCGTTAGGCGAGGGAGGTTAGGGCTGTGTGGACCAGGGTTCGGACTCCGCAGAGGAGGGCGCGTTCGTCGAGGACGAACGTGGGGCGGTGGATGTCGGCCTGGGGTTCCGGGGGGCCGGGCCAGACGCCCAGGCGGGCGAAGGCTCCCTGGACGTGCTCGAGGTACCAGCCGAAGTCCTCGCCGCCGGACGACTGTTCCGTGCCGGCCAGTGCGCCCTCGCCGAGGGCCGCCTCCGCGCCCGCGCGCATCAGGGCCGTCGAGTCGGCGTCGGAGACCACCGGGGGGACGCCGCGGCGGTAGTCGAGGGAGAAGCCGACGCCCAGGGGCGCCAGCAACGACTCCACCGAGGACGCCACCAGGGGCTCCAGGGCCGTCCAGACCTCGTGGTCGGCCGTGCGCAGGGTGCCGCGCAGGACGCCGTCCTGCGGGACCGCGTTCGCCGCCTGGCCCGCGTGGACCGCGCCCCAGACCAGGACCGTTCCGGACCGCGGGTCGACGCGCCGCGACAGCAGCGCCGGCAGGCCCGTGATCACCGAGCCCAGTGCGTGGACCAGGTCGGCCGTCAGGTGCGGCCGGGACGTGTGCCCGCCCGGCGACGTCAGCCGCAGCTCGATCAGGTCCGCCGCCGACGTCAGGGCGCCGACGCGCATCCCGACGCGGCCGACCTCGAGCCGCGGGTCCACGTGCAGGCCGTAGATCCGCTCGACGCCCTCCAGCGCGCCCGCCGCGATCATGTCCAGCGCGCCGCCGGGCATGACCTCCTCGGCGGGCTGGAAGATCAGCCGGACGCGGCCGGGCAGCTCCGGCGCACCCGCCAGGGCACGGGCCGCGCCGAGCAGGATCGCCGTGTGGGCGTCGTGGCCGCACATGTGCGCCGCGCCCTCGACGGTCGACGAGTAGGGCAGCCCGGTGTTCTCGACGAGCGGCAGCGCGTCCATGTCCGCCCGCAGCGCCACGCACCGCTCGCCGCTGCCGATGTCGCAGACGACGCCGGTGCCGCCGGGCAGCACCCACGGCTTGAGCCCGACGGACCGCAGCAGCGTGACGACCAGTTCCGTGGTCGCGAACTCGTGCCGCGACAGCTCCGGGTGCGCGTGGATGTGCCGACGCCAGGCGAGCACGTCGGTCGCGTTGGCGCGCAGCCAGTCGTCGAGCCAGAACGGGCCGCGGCCCGCACCAAGGTCCTCCACGGGAGCCATGCTTACGCCCGCTTCGGAAATGAGCGCCTCGGACCCCTCCATGGGGTTGATGATGCGCCCATGGGGGTCGCCTGGAACGTCCGGCCGTGAGTCCAGCACCGTCACGCCGCACCTCCTCCCGCAACACGGGTAACCCGGGCAGCGGCTGGGGTCACGCAACGTGCCGATCGATCTGTCGTACGCATTTGCAGACGATCGTGCACCATGCAGGCGGCAATGCGCGCCTCGGAAACGGCCGTCCTAGATGGCCGGTACCGGATCTGCGTTGAACGGCGTGCGGTAGTTCGGCAAAGCCGAACGCGTCAGGAGCTCTTGGCCTTCTTCGAGCGGATCCGCCTGCCCCAGATCACGATGGCGAGCAGCGCGACCGCGACCACGCCCGCGATCAGCTTGTTCTTGGTCTTCTGGCTGTTCGCCTTGTCCGTCTGGGCCGGGTCGAGGACCGGGCCGGGCGGCTGGGTCTGCACCGGGACCAGCGCGGCGGGCGCGTGCACCACCGCCACCGTCACGGCGTTCTGCACCCGCACCGGCTCGGCGAACGCCGGCGACGCGGTGAACAGCACCGCGCCCAGCACTCCGACCAGGACCAGACCCCGCAGCTTCGCCATGTCATCCCTTCGCCTCGACCAGGCATTCTCCCGCGGAACGCCCGGCGCGTCAGCCCCCACGCGGTGGACCGAACGCGTCGAGGATCCGCTGAGCACCGAGGGTAGCCGTCAGCTCACCGTCCCGCACCGCCCGTTCGACGTCCGGAACGACCGTTCGCACGTCCGGATGCGCCGCCAGGCGACTCAGCAGCTGTTCGCGAACCATCGCCCACGTCCAGTCGACCTGCTGCTGCCGACGGCGGGCGTCGAGCTCGCCGGACGCCGTGAGTGTTTCGCGGTGCTTTTCGATCGCGCCCCAGACCTCGTCCAGTCGCAGGTTGTGCAGGCCGCTGCAGGTCAGCACGGGTGGCGTCCACGACGCCTCCGGCCCGTAGATCATCCGCAACGCGCCGGACAGCTCGCGGGCCGCCCGCTTGGCGTCCCGTTCGTGGTCGCCGTCGGCCTTGTTGACGGCGATGACGTCGGCGAGCTCCAGCACGCCCTTCTTGATGCCCTGGAGCTGGTCGCCGGTGCGCGCGAGCGTCAGGAACAGGAAGCAGTCGACCATGTTCGCCACGGTCACCTCGGACTGCCCGACGCCGACCGTCTCGACCAGCACGGTGTCGTAGCCGGCGGCTTCCATCAGCACGATCGTCTCGCGGGTCGCCCGCGCGACGCCGCCGAGCGTCCCGGACGTCGGCGACGGCCGGATGAACGCCCGTTCGTCGACCGCCAGGCGCGCCATCCGGGTCTTGTCGCCGAGGATCGACCCGCCGGTGCGCGTCGACGACGGGTCGACGGCCAGCACGGCGACGCGGTGCCCGGCCGCGGTCAGGTCGGTGCCCAGCTGGTCGATGAATGTCGACTTGCCGACACCGGGGACGCCGGTGATGCCGACGCGCCGCGCACCGCCGGACGACGGCAGCAGCTCGACGAGCAGCTCCTGCGCCAGTGCCCGGTGGTCCTCCCGCTGCGACTCGACCAGCGTGATCGCCTTCGACAGCGTCCCGCGGTCGCCCGCCAGCACGCCCTTGGCGTAGGCGGTGACGTCGATCTTGCGCGGCAAGGGTCAGGACTCCTGCGCCGTCAGCTGGCCGAGCAGGTCGATGGCGGCGTCGGCGAGCACCGTGCCGGGCCCGAAGATCGCGGCCGCGCCGGCCTCGCGCAGCGCCGGGTAGTCCTGCGGCGGGATGACGCCGCCGACCACGACCATGATGTCCTCGCGGCCCAGCTCGGCGAGCTCGTGGCGCAGCGCGGGCACCAGCGAGAGGTGCCCGGCGGCCAACGACGAGACGCCGACGACGTGCACGTCCGCCTCGATCGCCTGCCGCGCGACCTCGGCCGGGGTGGAGAACAGCGGGCCGACGTCGACGTCGAAGCCGAGGTCGGCGAAGCCGGTGGCGATCACCTTCTGGCCGCGGTCGTGGCCGTCCTGGCCCATCTTCGCGACGAGGATCCGGGGTCGGCGCCCTTCCTCCGCGGCGAAGTCGTCGACCAGCTTGCGGGCCTTCTCGACGTTCTGCGTCTTCCCCACCTCCTCGCGGTACACCCCCGAGATGGTCCGGATCTGACCGGCGTGCCGGCCCCAGATCTTCTCCAGCGCGTCGGAGATCTCGCCGACCGTGGCCTTCGCGCGGGCCGCGTCGATGGCCAGCTCCAGGAGGTTGCCGTCGTTCTGGGCGCCTTCCGTGAGCCGCCGCAGCGCATCCTCGGTCGCCTGGGAGTCGCGCTCGGAACGCAGCCGCCGCAGCTTCTCCAGCTGCTGCGTCCGGACGCCCGCGTTGTCGACCTTGAGGACTTCGATGTCCTCATCGCTGGTGACCTGGTACTTGTTGACGCCGATCACCGGCTGCCGCCCGGAGTCGATGCGCGCCTGGGTGCGCGCGGCGGCTTCTTCGATGCGCAGCTTGGGGATGCCCGCGTCGATCGCCTTGGCCATGCCGCCGGCCTGCTCGACCTCGCTGATGTGGCCCCACGCCTTGCGCGCGAGGTCGTAGGTCAGCTTCTCGACGAAGGCGCTGCCGCCCCACGGGTCGATCACGCGCGTGGTGCCGGACTCCTGCTGCAGCAGCAGCTGCGTGTTGCGGGCGATCCGCGCCGAGAAGTCCGTCGGCAGGGCCAGGGCCTCGTCCAACGCGTTGGTGTGCAGCGACTGCGTGTGCCCCTGGGTCGCGGCCATCGCCTCGACGCAGGTGCGGACGACGTTGTTGTAGACGTCCTGCGCGGTCAGCGACCAACCGGACGTCTGGGAGTGCGTGCGCAGCGACAGCGACTTCGAAGACTTCGGATCGAAGCCCTTCACCAGCTTCGCCCACAGGAGACGCGCGGCGCGCAGCTTCGCGACCTCCATGAAGAAGTTCATGCCGATGGCCCAGAAGAACGACAGCCGCGGCGCGAACTTGTCGACGCCCAGCCCGGCGTCGACACCGGCGCGGATGTACTCGACGCCGTCGGCGAGCGTGTACGCCAGCTCGAGGTCGGCGGTCGCCCCGGCTTCCTGCATGTGGTAGCCGGAGATGGAGATCGAGTTGTACTTCGGCATGTGCTGCGAAGTGAAGGAGAAGATGTCGGAGATGATCCGCATCGACGGCTGCGGCGGGTAGATGTAGGTGTTGCGGACCATGAACTCCTTGAGGATGTCGTTCTGGATGGTCCCCGCGAGCTGCTCCGGCTTCACCCCCTGCTCCTCGGCCGCGACGACGTACAGCGCGAGCACCGGCAGCACCGCGCCGTTCATCGTCATGGACACCGACATCTTGTCGAGCGGGATGCCGTCGAAGAGCTGCCGCATGTCGTAGATCGAGTCGATCGCGACGCCCGCCATGCCGACGTCGCCGGAGACGCGCGGGTGGTCGGAGTCGTAGCCGCGGTGGGTGGCCAGGTCGAAGGCGACCGAAAGCCCCTTCTGGCCGGCGGCGAGGTTGCGCCGGTAGAAGGCGTTGGACTCCTCGGCGGTGGAGAACCCGGCGTACTGGCGGATGGTCCACGGCTGGTTGACGTACATCGTCGGGTACGGCCCGCGCAGGAACGGCGCGATGCCGGGGTAAGTGCCCAAGAAGTCCACATCGGACAGATCGTCGGCGGTGTAGACCGGCTTGACGCCGATGCCCTCGGGCGTTTCCCAGGCCAGGGCGTCCGGTCCCTTGCCGGTGGCCTCCTGCACCGCGCGCGCCCAGGCGTCGCGGTCGGCGGGCGACGGCGTGCCGAGGTCGAGACCGGCGAAGTTCGGGATGCTCATCGCGTGACTCCCAGCTTGGCGTGCAGGCCGTTGAGGACGTCGAGGGCGTCGCAGCCGGCGAAGACGTTTTCGTCGACGCCGTCGTACTTGCCCTTGCCCGCCAGTAGTACGTGTTCGGCTCCCAAAGCGGCCGCCACCTCGGCGGCCTGCTCGGCGTAGGCGTCGTCGGTGCCGCAGAGGCAGGCGATCCGCGCCCCGCTCGAGCGGAACGCGCCGGGCAGGTCGTCGGTCGCACCCGGGTTGACGGCTTCGATTCCGCCCGCCTGGAACAGGTTGGCGGCGAACCCGGCCCGCGCGGTGTGCGCGGCGACCGGCCCCAAAGTGGCGAGGAAGATCTTCGGCCGCTCGCCGTGCGAAGCGA of the Amycolatopsis sp. NBC_01488 genome contains:
- a CDS encoding amidohydrolase gives rise to the protein MTVLDSRPDVPGDPHGRIINPMEGSEALISEAGVSMAPVEDLGAGRGPFWLDDWLRANATDVLAWRRHIHAHPELSRHEFATTELVVTLLRSVGLKPWVLPGGTGVVCDIGSGERCVALRADMDALPLVENTGLPYSSTVEGAAHMCGHDAHTAILLGAARALAGAPELPGRVRLIFQPAEEVMPGGALDMIAAGALEGVERIYGLHVDPRLEVGRVGMRVGALTSAADLIELRLTSPGGHTSRPHLTADLVHALGSVITGLPALLSRRVDPRSGTVLVWGAVHAGQAANAVPQDGVLRGTLRTADHEVWTALEPLVASSVESLLAPLGVGFSLDYRRGVPPVVSDADSTALMRAGAEAALGEGALAGTEQSSGGEDFGWYLEHVQGAFARLGVWPGPPEPQADIHRPTFVLDERALLCGVRTLVHTALTSLA
- the meaB gene encoding methylmalonyl Co-A mutase-associated GTPase MeaB: MPRKIDVTAYAKGVLAGDRGTLSKAITLVESQREDHRALAQELLVELLPSSGGARRVGITGVPGVGKSTFIDQLGTDLTAAGHRVAVLAVDPSSTRTGGSILGDKTRMARLAVDERAFIRPSPTSGTLGGVARATRETIVLMEAAGYDTVLVETVGVGQSEVTVANMVDCFLFLTLARTGDQLQGIKKGVLELADVIAVNKADGDHERDAKRAARELSGALRMIYGPEASWTPPVLTCSGLHNLRLDEVWGAIEKHRETLTASGELDARRRQQQVDWTWAMVREQLLSRLAAHPDVRTVVPDVERAVRDGELTATLGAQRILDAFGPPRGG
- the scpA gene encoding methylmalonyl-CoA mutase yields the protein MSIPNFAGLDLGTPSPADRDAWARAVQEATGKGPDALAWETPEGIGVKPVYTADDLSDVDFLGTYPGIAPFLRGPYPTMYVNQPWTIRQYAGFSTAEESNAFYRRNLAAGQKGLSVAFDLATHRGYDSDHPRVSGDVGMAGVAIDSIYDMRQLFDGIPLDKMSVSMTMNGAVLPVLALYVVAAEEQGVKPEQLAGTIQNDILKEFMVRNTYIYPPQPSMRIISDIFSFTSQHMPKYNSISISGYHMQEAGATADLELAYTLADGVEYIRAGVDAGLGVDKFAPRLSFFWAIGMNFFMEVAKLRAARLLWAKLVKGFDPKSSKSLSLRTHSQTSGWSLTAQDVYNNVVRTCVEAMAATQGHTQSLHTNALDEALALPTDFSARIARNTQLLLQQESGTTRVIDPWGGSAFVEKLTYDLARKAWGHISEVEQAGGMAKAIDAGIPKLRIEEAAARTQARIDSGRQPVIGVNKYQVTSDEDIEVLKVDNAGVRTQQLEKLRRLRSERDSQATEDALRRLTEGAQNDGNLLELAIDAARAKATVGEISDALEKIWGRHAGQIRTISGVYREEVGKTQNVEKARKLVDDFAAEEGRRPRILVAKMGQDGHDRGQKVIATGFADLGFDVDVGPLFSTPAEVARQAIEADVHVVGVSSLAAGHLSLVPALRHELAELGREDIMVVVGGVIPPQDYPALREAGAAAIFGPGTVLADAAIDLLGQLTAQES